The Stigmatopora argus isolate UIUO_Sarg chromosome 16, RoL_Sarg_1.0, whole genome shotgun sequence genome has a window encoding:
- the cops4 gene encoding COP9 signalosome complex subunit 4 — MATEVRQELAQLMNSFGSHKDLSAKYRQILEKAVQFTDADQLDSLKAFVEAMVNENVSLVISRQLLTDFCTHLPNLPDATAKAVYHFTLEKIQPRVISFEEQVASIRQHLATIYEKEGDWRNAAQVLVGIPLETGQKQYNVDYKLDTYLKIARLYLEDDDPVQAEAYINRASLLQNESSNEQLQIHYKVCYARVLDFRRKFIEAAQRYNELSYKSIVHETERLEALKHALNCTILASAGQQRSRMLATLFKDERCQQLAAYGILEKMYLDRIIRGNQLQEFAAMLMPHQKATTADGSSILDRAVIEHNLLSASKLYNNITFEELGALLEIPPAKAEKIASQMITEGRMNGFIDQIDGIVHFETREPLPTWDKQIQSLCFQVNNLLEKIRQAAPEWAAQAMETQMSQ; from the exons ATGGCCACCGAAGTGCGACAGGAGCTCGCACAGCTGATGAATTCTTTTGGCTCTCATAAAGATCTATCGGCCAA ATATAGACAAATCTTGGAAAAGGCTGTCCAGTTCACAGATGCTGATCAACTTGACTCATTGAAGGCCTTTGTTGAAGCAA TGGTCAATGAAAATGTAAGTCTGGTCATCTCAAGACAGCTGCTCACCGATTTCTGCACACATCTGCCCAACCTACCCGACGCTACGGCCAAGGCCGTGTATCACTTCACCTTGGAGAAGATTCAACCACGGGTCATTTCTTTTGAGGAGCAG GTGGCATCCATCAGGCAACACTTGGCGACAATTTACGAAAAGGAGGGCGATTGGAGGAACGCCGCCCAGGTGTTAGTCGGCATCCCTCTGGAAACAGGGCAAAA GCAATATAACGTGGACTACAAGTTGGACACCTACCTGAAAATAGCCCGTCTCTACTTGGAAGATGATGACCCGGTGCAGGCCGAGGCCTACATCAACAGAGCCTCCCTGCTTCAGAACGAATCCTCTAACGAACAACTACAGATACACTACAAG GTGTGCTACGCCAGAGTCCTCGATTTCAGAAGGAAGTTCATCGAAGCGGCGCAGAGATACAACGAGCTGTCTTACAAATCCATCGTCCACGAGACCGAGCGTCTCGAGGCGCTCAAGCACGCGCTCAACTGCACCATATTGGCTTCTGCAG GTCAGCAACGTTCACGAATGCTGGCCACGCTCTTCAAGGATGAGCGCTGCCAGCAACTAGCCGCGTACGGAATCCTGGAGAAGATGTACCTGGACCGCATCATCCGGGGAAACCAACTGCAGGAGTTTGCCGCCATGCTTATGCCTCACCAGAAGGCCACAACGGCAGATG GCTCCAGCATCCTGGACAGAGCTGTGATCGAACACAACCTGCTTTCTGCCAGTAAACTCTACAACAACATCACCTTCGAAGAGCTGGGAGCACTTTTGGAAATCCCACCAGCTAAA GCTGAGAAGATTGCATCACAGATGATCACTGAAGGACGCATGAACGGCTTCATTGACCAGATCGATGGCATTGTGCACTTTGAAA cACGGGAGCCGCTTCCCACGTGGGACAAGCAAATCCAGTCGCTGTGTTTCCAAGTCAACAACCTCCTGGAAAAAATCCGCCAGGCAGCTCCCGAGTGGGCCGCCCAAGCCATGGAAACGCAGATGAGTCAGTGA
- the sec31a gene encoding protein transport protein Sec31A isoform X1 — MKLKEINRTAIQSWSPAQQHPIYLATGTSAQQLDASFSTNASLELFELDLSDPSLDMRSCGSFSSSHRYHKLVWGPCVAESTDHPAGLIIAGGENGNVILYDAAKIIAGESEAVVAESDRHTGPVRGLDVNPFQPNLIASGGNESEIYIWDINNFDSPMTPGPKTQPVEDIGCLSWNRQVQHILASASPSGRTSVWDLRKNDLIIKVSDHSNRMHCSGLAWNPEVATQLVLASEDDRMPVIQMWDLRFATSPLKILENHTRGILSITWSAADPELLLSSGKDSRILCWNPNTGEVLYELPSGSQWCFDVQWCPRNPAVLSAACFDGHIDVYSIMGGSSQAQSQRRADQISTSFGNMDPFGTGQTLPPLQLPQSTTPSASVNPLKKPPKWIRRPVGASFAFGGKLVCLENSPANGQQPSGPRLVHVSQVVTETTFLKRSEQLQATLSAGTFQEFCQEKIQESQDQSEKTVWSFLKANFENDIRSKFLELLGYNKEELSAKISATLAGKPSAAPIQAQPFLENPEAAFDMIASMNQDTKVGGPDQPAETQVEEEDGIALEEEVLLEEDEAEQEPDLRPKTLTQIEEPVKGLAEGVNLSISKDVDGLITQALLTGNFEAAVELCLHDDRMADSIILAIAGGAELLEKTQKKYFLKTRSKITKLISAVVTKDWRDVLTTCDLRSWREALAAVMTYAKPDEFSPLCDLLGARLEASDEADLQAQACLCYICAGNVDKLVACCNASGQRHCPLVLQDLVEKVVVLRRAVEQTQRLIPNANFGVLLAEEMGRYASLLASQGSLSTAISYLPDSSEQVVVQQLRERLSRALCQQAIPVQTPRAQPQQATPRHAFNPIQAVAPVPAPAPAPVPVQQQYFQPVRSASTVTSWSNQTPTSLPNVPPPLQTGPTSEQQQSHQAEPPKPPYGMPPSGSAPSVSAAPPAYMYSQQYQPHSQVQHFAPGPYQPLHYSDPPYPPQPPGFLPHCLPTPSSPLSPSSFSLPPFSPPPFSPTSSSSGAPFQHDVPGSPGSYVPLTPPGGISGPQNGWNDPPALSRTSKKKIPENYTPPAPITAPIMAPLGADPHIMPTASGVPQGSVPGAQQVLLQTLNPSVPAEGAPGGPTGDCLQPMQSIPAEKIAKKPIPAEHLVLKTTFEGLVQKCLAVATDPQTRRKLDDANKRLEALYDKLREETLSPAIVGGLHNMARSIEARAYTEGLGIHTHIVSSSNFSETSAFMPILKVVLTQANKLGV, encoded by the exons ATGAAACTGAAAGAGATCAACCGCACGGCCATCCAGAGCTGGAGTCCGGCGCAGCAGCATCCCATCTACCTGGCAACAG GCACATCAGCGCAGCAGCTGGATGCTTCCTTTAGCACCAATGCCTCCCTGGAGCTCTTTGAGCTGGACTTGTCCGACCCGTCCCTGGACATGAGGTCCTGCGGCAGCTTTTCTTCGTCTCACAG GTACCACAAGCTGGTCTGGGGTCCTTGCGTAGCGGAGTCCACGGATCACCCCGCCGGCTTGATCATCGCCGGAGGCGAGAACGGCAACGTCATCCTGTACGACGCCGCCAAGATCATCGCTGGCGAGAGTGAAGCGGTCGTGGCCGAGAGCGACCGACACACGGGTCCCGTCAGAGGACTGGACGTCAATCCTTTCCAG CCTAACCTCATTGCATCTGGCGGCAATGAGTCTGAAATATACATCTGGGATATTAACAACTTTGATTCACCCATGACGCCAGGACCCAAAACACAG cCTGTGGAGGACATTGGCTGCTTGTCATGGAACAGGCAGGTCCAGCACATCCTGGCTTCGGCCAGCCCAAGCGGTCGCACATCTGTGTGGGATCTTCGCAAGAATGACCTCATTATTAAAGTCAGCGACCATAGTAACAGA ATGCATTGTTCCGGGTTGGCGTGGAACCCGGAGGTGGCCACTCAGTTAGTCCTGGCTTCCGAGGACGACCGAATGCCCGTTATCCAGATGTGGGATTTACGATTCGCTACCTCCCCGCTCAAGATTCTGGAGAATCATACAAG AGGCATCCTCTCCATCACTTGGAGCGCGGCCGATCCCGAGCTGCTCCTCAGCTCCGGCAAGGACTCCAGGATCTTGTGCTGGAACCCAAACACGGGCGAG GTGCTTTACGAGCTGCCCTCCGGTAGCCAGTGGTGCTTCGATGTGCAGTGGTGTCCAAGAAACCCAGCGGTGCTGTCAGCCGCCTGCTTTGACGGACACATCGACGTCTACTCCATTATGGGCGGCAGTTCCCAGGCACAGAGCCAGAGGCGTGCAGACCAG ATCAGCACCTCTTTCGGCAACATGGATCCTTTCGGGACAGGGCAAACATTGCCTCCGTTGCAACTACCTCAGTCAACTACCCCCTCTGCTAGTGTCAACCCCCTCAAAAAGCCCCCCAAATGGATCCGCAGGCCCGTCGGAGCGTCGTTTGCC TTCGGCGGCAAGCTGGTATGTCTGGAGAACAGTCCAGCAAATGGACAACAACCCAGCGGCCCCCGTTTGGTTCACGTCAGCCAGGTGGTGACAGAGACCACCTTCTTGAAGCGGTCAGAGCAGCTCCAAGCCACGTTGAGCGCCGGAACTTTCCAAGAATTCTGCCAGGAGAAGATCCAAGAATCTCAGGATCAGTCTGAAAAAACTGTCTGGTCTTTCCTCAAG GCCAACTTTGAAAATGACATCCGCAGTAAATTCTTGGAGCTTCTCGGCTACAACAAAGAAGAGCTCAGTGCCAAG ATTTCTGCAACGCTGGCGGGGAAGCCTTCCGCCGCTCCGATCCAAGCACAGCCGTTTCTCGAAAATCCGGAGGCGGCATTCGACATGATCGCCTCCATGAACCAGGACACCAAAGTAGGTGGGCCGGATCAGCCCGCCGAAACTCAGGTTGAAGAAGAGGATGGGATAGCCCTGGAAGAG GAGGTGCTGCTGGAAGAGGATGAGGCAGAACAGGAGCCCGATTTAAGGCCCAAGACCCTCACCCAGATTGAGGAGCCTGTCAAGGGTCTTGCCGAGGGAGTTAATCTCAGCATCAGTAAAG atGTAGATGGCCTCATCACACAGGCCCTGCTGACGGGCAACTTCGAGGCGGCCGTGGAGCTCTGTCTCCATGACGACCGCATGGCGGACAGCATCATTCTGGCCATCGCCGGTGGTGCAGAGCTCCTGGAAAAAACTCAGAAGAAATATTTCCTCAAGACGCGCAGCAAGATCACCAAG CTTATCAGCGCCGTGGTGACCAAAGACTGGCGCGATGTCCTGACCACGTGTGACCTGCGCAGCTGGAGAGAGGCCCTGGCGGCTGTCATGACCTACGCCAAGCCCGACGAATTTTCTCCACTCTGCG ACCTCCTGGGCGCACGTCTAGAGGCGTCGGACGAGGCTGATCTGCAAGCACAAGCCTGTTTGTGTTACATCTGCGCGGGCAACGTGGACAAGCTGGTGGCGTGCTGCAACGCCTCCGGTCAGCGACACTGTCCGCTAGTCCTGCAG GACCTGGTGGAGAAGGTTGTGGTACTCCGGCGCGCTGTGGAACAGACTCAGCGCTTGATTCCAAACGCCAACTTCGGCGTCCTGCTGGCTGAAGAGATGGGTCGCTATGCTAGCCTTTTAGCTTCACAGGGCAGCCTTTCTACCGCCATTAGCTACTTGCCAGACTCCAGTGAACAG GTGGTCGTACAGCAGCTCCGTGAACGCTTGAGTCGGGCtctgtgtcagcaagcaattcCAGTTCAGACCCCTAGAGCTCAGCCTCAGCAAGCAACACCTCGCCATGCCTTTAACCCGATCCAAGCTGTCGCACCTGTACCAGCGCCTGCACCGGCCCCCGTTCCGGTCCAGCAGCAGTATTTCCAACCT GTCAGATCCGCTTCCACTGTCACCTCATGGAGTAACCAGACACCGACATCCCTTCCCAACGTCCCGCCTCCCCTGCAAACCGGTCCTACTTCCGAGCAACAGCAG TCCCATCAGGCGGAACCACCAAAACCCCCGTATGGCATGCCACCATCTGGCTCCGCCCCGTCGGTTTCGGCTGCCCCTCCCGCTTACATGTACTCCCAGCAGTACCAGC CCCACTCCCAGGTCCAGCACTTCGCACCTGGACCCTATCAACCACTTCACTACTCTGACCCCCCTTACCCTCCTCAGCCTCCCGGCTTCCTTCCCCATTGCCTGCCTACTCCTTCTTCTCCTTTGTCTCCTTCGTCTTTCTCTCTTCCTCCTTTCTCTCCTCCTCCTTTCTCTcccacctcctcctcttctgGAGCACCTTTCCAGCATGACGTACCGGGCTCCCCTGGGTCCTACGTGCCACTCACTCCACCCGGTGGAATCTCAG GTCCCCAGAATGGTTGGAACGACCCACCAGCTCTGAGTAGAACATCCAAGAAGAAG ATTCCAGAGAATTACACCCCGCCAGCTCCCATTACGGCCCCCATCATGGCTCCTTTGGGCGCAGACCCTCACATCATGCCAACAGCCTCCGGAGTGCCACAGGGCTCCGTCCCAGGGGCCCAGCAGGTTCTACTGCAGACCCTTAACCCAAGTGTACCTGCAGAAGGAGCACCTGGGGGGCCCACTGGCGATTGCCTTCAG CCAATGCAGTCCATCCCTGCTGAGAAAATCGCCAAGAAGCCCATCCCAGCGGAGCACCTGGTCCTGAAGACCACCTTTGAGGGTCTGGTCCAGAAATGCTTGGCGGTTGCTACCGACCCG CAAACTCGGAGGAAGCTGGACGACGCCAACAAGCGTTTGGAGGCACTCTACGACAAATTGCGGGAGGAGACG CTTTCGCCTGCCATTGTGGGTGGTTTACACAACATGGCTCGCAGCATCGAGGCCCGCGCCTACACCGAGGGTTTGGGCATCCACACGCACATCGTGAGCAGCAGCAACTTCAGCGAGACGTCGGCGTTCATGCCCATCCTCAAGGTGGTGCTGACGCAGGCCAACAAGCTGGGCGTGTGA
- the lin54 gene encoding protein lin-54 homolog: protein MDVVSPELNSLLPDEIMDMEDMEEVAQSSQDVSVAMETDPERIGTSTESALLGDGVATLGLSSPLVALRPTLATAAATTKTTESITGTTVTTSALQKLAPLSISASNHHQIILNKVASAQASGGQKLVLSTIGKTGQAFVLQLPHAATKAGGAGGVADGKAIKLVTVGGRTDLKPLVGGVAGHMTTLQGQQLKTVQIAKKTPASSAPPIKFIITKPVNSKVLSPQTSGRVLAQNSPTMPQRTITLTESQLNATASIQTIAGKKIAISPLKTPSKVTMVSVTSPTSGGAQKSITMPVSMALGQQILSVQQSTSVSPVKVAASQAAGQNIKAVQSVAVAGSQFKTIIPLAAQPSMQQIQVPGSRFHYVRLVTATTASGNIQPSAPSTSAMQPAKPMVVSTGAVRMSVPIVTAQTVKQMAPKPLTSGAQVVTGSTTQQRLIMPATALPQIQPSFANLPPGTVLTPAPGGGNVGYAMYPAQYVTQLQQAPIATLANNSTFSNSPATVQTQARLPINGMTAEATTRPRKPCNCTKSQCLKLYCDCFANGEFCNNCNCNNCFNNLEHETDRSKAIKTCLDRNPEAFKPKIGKGKEGESDRRHSKGCNCKRSGCLKNYCECYEAKIMCSSICKCVGCKNFEESPERKTLMHLADAAEVRVQQQTAAKTKLSSQISDLLMRTTPVISSGGGRLPYTFVTKEVLEATCECLLEQAKWAEQTRQPQAEAERLILEEFGHCLMSIINSAGKAKADCAAINS, encoded by the exons ATGGACGTGGTGTCGCCAGAACTCAACAGCCTCCTTCCTGACGAAATCATGGACATGGAGGACATGGAGGAGGTGGCTCAGTCCAGCCAAGATGTGTCCGTCGCCATGGAAACAGACCCGGAGCGCATCGGCACGTCGACGGAAAGCGCACTCCTCGGCGACGGCGTCGCCACTTTGGGATTGTCCTCCCCGCTCGTTGCTCTGAGACCGACGCTGGCCactgccgccgccaccaccaagACCACAGAGAGCATCACGGGGACGACGGTCACCACGAGCGCCTTGCAGAAGCTTGCGCCGCTCAGCATCTCCGCCAGCAACCATCATCAGATCATCCTCAACAAGGTGGCTTCGGCTCAGGCCTCGGGTGGCCAGAAGCTTGTGTTGAGCACAATAGGGAAAACGGGGCAGGCCTTTGTGCTGCAACTGCCCCACGCCGCCACCAAGGCAGGAGGAGCGGGGGGAGTGGCCGACGGAAAAGCCATCAAGTTGGTGACTGTCGGTGGAAGGACAGATTTAAAGCCGTTGGTTGGTGGTGTGGCCGGTCACATGACTACCTTACAAGGGCAACAGCTCAAGACTGTGCAG ATTGCTAAGAAAACACCAGCGTCTTCAGCTCCGCCCATCAAGTTCATCATCACCAAACCGGTGAACAGCAAAGTGCTGAGTCCTCAAACGTCAG GACGGGTCCTGGCGCAGAATTCGCCAACGATGCCTCAGCGGACGATCACACTCACCGAGTCTCAGCTTAACGCAACCGCCAGCATCCAAACCATTGCGGGAAAAAAGATCGCCATCTCTCCTCTCAAGACCCCTAGCAAG gTAACGATGGTTTCCGTGACATCGCCAACCTCCGGAGGGGCTCAGAAGTCGATAACGATGCCGGTCAGCATGGCGCTGGGCCAGCAGATCCTCTCGGTCCAACAGTCCACGTCGGTGTCGCCTGTCAAGGTCGCAGCCAGCCAGGCAGCAGGACAG AATATCAAAGCGGTCCAGTCTGTGGCGGTGGCTGGCTCCCAGTTCAAAACCATCATCCCGCTGGCTgcccagcctagcatgcagcaGATACAGGTGCCGGGAAGTCGCTTCCACTACGTTCGTCTGGTCACCGCCACCACGGCGAGTGGTAACATTCAGCCCAGTGCGCCCAGCACCAGTGCTATGCAGCCAG CAAAACCCATGGTGGTCAGCACAGGTGCTGTGAGGATGTCGGTCCCTATCGTGACGGCTCAGACGGTGAAGCAG ATGGCACCCAAGCCGCTGACATCGGGCGCTCAAGTGGTCACCGGGTCAACAACCCAGCAGCGCCTCATCATGCCCGCCACGGCGCTGCCACAAATCCAACCCAGCTTCGCCAACCTCCCACCGGGCACCGTCCTAACGCCGGCCCCCGGCGGCGGTAACGTGGGCTACGCCATGTATCCGGCACAGTACGTCACGCAG CTTCAGCAGGCACCCATCGCGACCCTTGCTAACAACTCCACATTTTCCAATTCCCCTGCCACTGTTCAGACTCAGGCCCGACTACCGATCAATGG CATGACGGCAGAGGCAACAACACGGCCGAGGAAACCCTGTAACTGCACCAAGTCTCAGTGTCTCAAACT ATATTGTGATTGCTTTGCAAACGGTGAGTTCTGCAACAACTGCAACTGCAACAACTGCTTCAACAACTTGGAGCACGAGACCGACCGCTCCAAGGCCATCAAG ACGTGTTTGGATCGCAACCCGGAAGCCTTCAAGCCAAAAATCGGCAAGGGTAAAGAAGGCGAGTCGGACCGGCGCCACAGCAAAGGTTGCAACTGCAAACGGTCGGGTTGCCTGAAAAATTACTGCGAGTGCTACGAG GCTAAGATCATGTGCTCGTCCATCTGCAAGTGCGTCGGCTGCAAAAACTTCGAGGAGAGCCCGGAGAGGAAGACGCTCATGCATTTAGCAGACGCCGCCGAGGTGAGGGTCCAGCAGCAAACGGCGGCCAAGACGAAGCTCTCCTCGCAGATCTCGGACCTGCTCATGAGGACCACGCCGGTGATCTCAAGTGGCGGTGGCAG GCTCCCATACACGTTTGTGACAAAGGAAGTACTCGAAGCCACGTGCGAGTGCCTCCTGGAGCAGGCCAAGTGGGCGGAGCAGACACGGCAGCCTCAGGCGGAGGCTGAGCGCCTTATATTGGAAGAGTTCGGACACTGTCTCATGAGTATCATCAACTCAGCAGGCAAAGCTAAAGCGGACTGCGCCGCCATCAACAGCTAG
- the LOC144091084 gene encoding placenta-specific gene 8 protein-like: MAVTNQPARYMASDFQTGLCDCFDNCGICCYGMCCFPCLACTVASDMGECCLCGLYMAIRSVYRTRYNINGSLCRDWLVFSFCHVCATCQLKRDIDLRKSQGIF, from the exons atggcgGTGACCAATCAACCAGCCAGATATATGGCCTCTGATTTCCAGACTGGCTTGTGCGACTGCTTCGACAATTGTGGAATTT GCTGCTACGGTATGTGTTGCTTCCCGTGCCTCGCCTGCACCGTCGCCAGTGACATGGGCGAGTGTTGCCTGTGCGGCCTGTACATGGCGATTCGCAGCGTTTACCGGACGCGATACAACATCAAC GGATCGCTTTGCCGTGACTGGCTGGTATTCTCGTTCTGCCATGTGTGTGCCACCTGCCAGCTGAAGAGGGACATCGATCTCAGAAAGTCACAAGGCATCTTCTGA
- the sec31a gene encoding protein transport protein Sec31A isoform X2 gives MKLKEINRTAIQSWSPAQQHPIYLATGTSAQQLDASFSTNASLELFELDLSDPSLDMRSCGSFSSSHRYHKLVWGPCVAESTDHPAGLIIAGGENGNVILYDAAKIIAGESEAVVAESDRHTGPVRGLDVNPFQPNLIASGGNESEIYIWDINNFDSPMTPGPKTQPVEDIGCLSWNRQVQHILASASPSGRTSVWDLRKNDLIIKVSDHSNRMHCSGLAWNPEVATQLVLASEDDRMPVIQMWDLRFATSPLKILENHTRGILSITWSAADPELLLSSGKDSRILCWNPNTGEVLYELPSGSQWCFDVQWCPRNPAVLSAACFDGHIDVYSIMGGSSQAQSQRRADQISTSFGNMDPFGTGQTLPPLQLPQSTTPSASVNPLKKPPKWIRRPVGASFAFGGKLVCLENSPANGQQPSGPRLVHVSQVVTETTFLKRSEQLQATLSAGTFQEFCQEKIQESQDQSEKTVWSFLKANFENDIRSKFLELLGYNKEELSAKISATLAGKPSAAPIQAQPFLENPEAAFDMIASMNQDTKVGGPDQPAETQVEEEDGIALEEEVLLEEDEAEQEPDLRPKTLTQIEEPVKGLAEGVNLSISKDVDGLITQALLTGNFEAAVELCLHDDRMADSIILAIAGGAELLEKTQKKYFLKTRSKITKLISAVVTKDWRDVLTTCDLRSWREALAAVMTYAKPDEFSPLCDLLGARLEASDEADLQAQACLCYICAGNVDKLVACCNASGQRHCPLVLQDLVEKVVVLRRAVEQTQRLIPNANFGVLLAEEMGRYASLLASQGSLSTAISYLPDSSEQVVVQQLRERLSRALCQQAIPVQTPRAQPQQATPRHAFNPIQAVAPVPAPAPAPVPVQQQYFQPVRSASTVTSWSNQTPTSLPNVPPPLQTGPTSEQQQSHQAEPPKPPYGMPPSGSAPSVSAAPPAYMYSQQYQRPQNGWNDPPALSRTSKKKIPENYTPPAPITAPIMAPLGADPHIMPTASGVPQGSVPGAQQVLLQTLNPSVPAEGAPGGPTGDCLQPMQSIPAEKIAKKPIPAEHLVLKTTFEGLVQKCLAVATDPQTRRKLDDANKRLEALYDKLREETLSPAIVGGLHNMARSIEARAYTEGLGIHTHIVSSSNFSETSAFMPILKVVLTQANKLGV, from the exons ATGAAACTGAAAGAGATCAACCGCACGGCCATCCAGAGCTGGAGTCCGGCGCAGCAGCATCCCATCTACCTGGCAACAG GCACATCAGCGCAGCAGCTGGATGCTTCCTTTAGCACCAATGCCTCCCTGGAGCTCTTTGAGCTGGACTTGTCCGACCCGTCCCTGGACATGAGGTCCTGCGGCAGCTTTTCTTCGTCTCACAG GTACCACAAGCTGGTCTGGGGTCCTTGCGTAGCGGAGTCCACGGATCACCCCGCCGGCTTGATCATCGCCGGAGGCGAGAACGGCAACGTCATCCTGTACGACGCCGCCAAGATCATCGCTGGCGAGAGTGAAGCGGTCGTGGCCGAGAGCGACCGACACACGGGTCCCGTCAGAGGACTGGACGTCAATCCTTTCCAG CCTAACCTCATTGCATCTGGCGGCAATGAGTCTGAAATATACATCTGGGATATTAACAACTTTGATTCACCCATGACGCCAGGACCCAAAACACAG cCTGTGGAGGACATTGGCTGCTTGTCATGGAACAGGCAGGTCCAGCACATCCTGGCTTCGGCCAGCCCAAGCGGTCGCACATCTGTGTGGGATCTTCGCAAGAATGACCTCATTATTAAAGTCAGCGACCATAGTAACAGA ATGCATTGTTCCGGGTTGGCGTGGAACCCGGAGGTGGCCACTCAGTTAGTCCTGGCTTCCGAGGACGACCGAATGCCCGTTATCCAGATGTGGGATTTACGATTCGCTACCTCCCCGCTCAAGATTCTGGAGAATCATACAAG AGGCATCCTCTCCATCACTTGGAGCGCGGCCGATCCCGAGCTGCTCCTCAGCTCCGGCAAGGACTCCAGGATCTTGTGCTGGAACCCAAACACGGGCGAG GTGCTTTACGAGCTGCCCTCCGGTAGCCAGTGGTGCTTCGATGTGCAGTGGTGTCCAAGAAACCCAGCGGTGCTGTCAGCCGCCTGCTTTGACGGACACATCGACGTCTACTCCATTATGGGCGGCAGTTCCCAGGCACAGAGCCAGAGGCGTGCAGACCAG ATCAGCACCTCTTTCGGCAACATGGATCCTTTCGGGACAGGGCAAACATTGCCTCCGTTGCAACTACCTCAGTCAACTACCCCCTCTGCTAGTGTCAACCCCCTCAAAAAGCCCCCCAAATGGATCCGCAGGCCCGTCGGAGCGTCGTTTGCC TTCGGCGGCAAGCTGGTATGTCTGGAGAACAGTCCAGCAAATGGACAACAACCCAGCGGCCCCCGTTTGGTTCACGTCAGCCAGGTGGTGACAGAGACCACCTTCTTGAAGCGGTCAGAGCAGCTCCAAGCCACGTTGAGCGCCGGAACTTTCCAAGAATTCTGCCAGGAGAAGATCCAAGAATCTCAGGATCAGTCTGAAAAAACTGTCTGGTCTTTCCTCAAG GCCAACTTTGAAAATGACATCCGCAGTAAATTCTTGGAGCTTCTCGGCTACAACAAAGAAGAGCTCAGTGCCAAG ATTTCTGCAACGCTGGCGGGGAAGCCTTCCGCCGCTCCGATCCAAGCACAGCCGTTTCTCGAAAATCCGGAGGCGGCATTCGACATGATCGCCTCCATGAACCAGGACACCAAAGTAGGTGGGCCGGATCAGCCCGCCGAAACTCAGGTTGAAGAAGAGGATGGGATAGCCCTGGAAGAG GAGGTGCTGCTGGAAGAGGATGAGGCAGAACAGGAGCCCGATTTAAGGCCCAAGACCCTCACCCAGATTGAGGAGCCTGTCAAGGGTCTTGCCGAGGGAGTTAATCTCAGCATCAGTAAAG atGTAGATGGCCTCATCACACAGGCCCTGCTGACGGGCAACTTCGAGGCGGCCGTGGAGCTCTGTCTCCATGACGACCGCATGGCGGACAGCATCATTCTGGCCATCGCCGGTGGTGCAGAGCTCCTGGAAAAAACTCAGAAGAAATATTTCCTCAAGACGCGCAGCAAGATCACCAAG CTTATCAGCGCCGTGGTGACCAAAGACTGGCGCGATGTCCTGACCACGTGTGACCTGCGCAGCTGGAGAGAGGCCCTGGCGGCTGTCATGACCTACGCCAAGCCCGACGAATTTTCTCCACTCTGCG ACCTCCTGGGCGCACGTCTAGAGGCGTCGGACGAGGCTGATCTGCAAGCACAAGCCTGTTTGTGTTACATCTGCGCGGGCAACGTGGACAAGCTGGTGGCGTGCTGCAACGCCTCCGGTCAGCGACACTGTCCGCTAGTCCTGCAG GACCTGGTGGAGAAGGTTGTGGTACTCCGGCGCGCTGTGGAACAGACTCAGCGCTTGATTCCAAACGCCAACTTCGGCGTCCTGCTGGCTGAAGAGATGGGTCGCTATGCTAGCCTTTTAGCTTCACAGGGCAGCCTTTCTACCGCCATTAGCTACTTGCCAGACTCCAGTGAACAG GTGGTCGTACAGCAGCTCCGTGAACGCTTGAGTCGGGCtctgtgtcagcaagcaattcCAGTTCAGACCCCTAGAGCTCAGCCTCAGCAAGCAACACCTCGCCATGCCTTTAACCCGATCCAAGCTGTCGCACCTGTACCAGCGCCTGCACCGGCCCCCGTTCCGGTCCAGCAGCAGTATTTCCAACCT GTCAGATCCGCTTCCACTGTCACCTCATGGAGTAACCAGACACCGACATCCCTTCCCAACGTCCCGCCTCCCCTGCAAACCGGTCCTACTTCCGAGCAACAGCAG TCCCATCAGGCGGAACCACCAAAACCCCCGTATGGCATGCCACCATCTGGCTCCGCCCCGTCGGTTTCGGCTGCCCCTCCCGCTTACATGTACTCCCAGCAGTACCAGC GTCCCCAGAATGGTTGGAACGACCCACCAGCTCTGAGTAGAACATCCAAGAAGAAG ATTCCAGAGAATTACACCCCGCCAGCTCCCATTACGGCCCCCATCATGGCTCCTTTGGGCGCAGACCCTCACATCATGCCAACAGCCTCCGGAGTGCCACAGGGCTCCGTCCCAGGGGCCCAGCAGGTTCTACTGCAGACCCTTAACCCAAGTGTACCTGCAGAAGGAGCACCTGGGGGGCCCACTGGCGATTGCCTTCAG CCAATGCAGTCCATCCCTGCTGAGAAAATCGCCAAGAAGCCCATCCCAGCGGAGCACCTGGTCCTGAAGACCACCTTTGAGGGTCTGGTCCAGAAATGCTTGGCGGTTGCTACCGACCCG CAAACTCGGAGGAAGCTGGACGACGCCAACAAGCGTTTGGAGGCACTCTACGACAAATTGCGGGAGGAGACG CTTTCGCCTGCCATTGTGGGTGGTTTACACAACATGGCTCGCAGCATCGAGGCCCGCGCCTACACCGAGGGTTTGGGCATCCACACGCACATCGTGAGCAGCAGCAACTTCAGCGAGACGTCGGCGTTCATGCCCATCCTCAAGGTGGTGCTGACGCAGGCCAACAAGCTGGGCGTGTGA